Proteins found in one Aquibium microcysteis genomic segment:
- a CDS encoding mandelate racemase/muconate lactonizing enzyme family protein, protein MKITDVRTWVVGNPPPGIGGKYFIFVRLTTDGGVTGYGEAYNASFGPHVTAKMIEDMAERYFIGQDPHDVELFFRRCYSSGFTQRPDAAVMGCFSALEIACWDIIGKEAGKPVWKLLGGRVHEALRTYTYLYPHEGSVHTEDVGPKNVYNDPDMAAECAALYVGQGFTAVKLDPAGPYTAFDGHQPRLVDIDLSARMMKAIREAVGTRADILFGTHGQFTASGALRMARAIEPYDPLWFEEPVPPDMPEVMAQVARGTSIPIATGERLTTKFEFARVIEQRAATILQPDLGRSGGILETKKIAAMAEAFHIQVAPHCYCGPIVGAANIQLAVTLPNFLILEALKQWDGFHETLLKKKIVWQDGNVIPSEEPGLGVELDEAVCEAHPYDGKALHLQMMQTPLMP, encoded by the coding sequence ATGAAGATCACCGACGTCAGGACCTGGGTCGTGGGCAATCCGCCGCCCGGCATCGGCGGCAAGTATTTCATCTTCGTCCGGCTGACGACCGACGGCGGCGTCACCGGCTACGGCGAGGCCTACAATGCGAGCTTCGGGCCGCATGTGACGGCGAAGATGATCGAGGACATGGCCGAGCGCTACTTCATCGGCCAGGACCCGCACGACGTCGAACTGTTCTTCCGCCGCTGCTACTCGTCGGGCTTCACGCAGCGTCCCGACGCCGCCGTCATGGGCTGCTTCTCGGCGCTGGAGATCGCCTGCTGGGACATCATCGGCAAGGAGGCGGGCAAGCCGGTCTGGAAGCTGCTCGGCGGGCGCGTGCACGAGGCGCTCCGGACCTACACCTATCTCTACCCGCACGAGGGCTCTGTCCACACCGAGGACGTCGGGCCGAAGAACGTCTACAACGATCCCGACATGGCGGCCGAATGCGCCGCCCTCTACGTCGGCCAGGGCTTCACCGCGGTGAAGCTCGACCCGGCCGGCCCCTACACCGCCTTCGACGGCCACCAGCCGCGCCTCGTCGACATCGACCTGTCGGCGCGCATGATGAAGGCGATCCGGGAGGCCGTCGGGACCAGGGCCGACATCCTGTTCGGCACGCACGGCCAGTTCACCGCGTCGGGCGCGCTGCGCATGGCCCGCGCCATCGAGCCCTACGATCCGCTCTGGTTCGAGGAGCCGGTGCCGCCCGACATGCCTGAAGTGATGGCGCAGGTGGCCCGCGGCACCTCGATCCCGATCGCCACCGGCGAGCGGCTGACGACCAAGTTCGAGTTCGCGCGCGTCATCGAACAGCGCGCGGCGACGATCCTGCAGCCCGACCTCGGCCGCTCGGGCGGCATCCTGGAGACCAAGAAGATCGCCGCCATGGCCGAGGCCTTCCACATCCAGGTCGCGCCGCACTGCTATTGCGGGCCGATCGTCGGCGCGGCCAACATCCAGCTTGCCGTCACGCTGCCGAATTTCCTGATCCTCGAGGCACTGAAGCAGTGGGACGGCTTCCACGAGACGCTCCTGAAGAAGAAGATCGTCTGGCAGGACGGCAACGTGATCCCGTCCGAGGAACCGGGCCTCGGCGTCGAGCTCGACGAGGCGGTCTGCGAGGCCCATCCCTACGACGGCAAGGCGCTGCACCTGCAGATGATGCAGACGCCGCTGATGCCGTAG
- a CDS encoding winged helix-turn-helix transcriptional regulator, producing the protein MATPRHLHETADCRAVSAVLQRVGDKWTVLVVSRLGAGPMRFNELRSAVGGISQKMLTTTLRALERDGFVTRTVFPTIPPRVDYELTDLGRELLVPVQALGDWALKNMARVEAARVRFDSEMPPFK; encoded by the coding sequence TTGGCGACACCGAGGCACCTGCACGAAACCGCCGACTGCCGTGCGGTGAGCGCCGTGCTGCAGCGCGTCGGCGACAAGTGGACCGTGCTGGTGGTGAGCCGCCTCGGCGCCGGCCCGATGCGCTTCAACGAACTGCGCTCGGCCGTCGGCGGCATCTCGCAGAAGATGCTGACCACCACGCTGCGCGCGCTGGAACGCGACGGCTTCGTCACCCGCACCGTCTTCCCCACCATACCCCCGCGCGTGGACTACGAACTCACCGATCTGGGGCGCGAACTGCTGGTGCCCGTGCAGGCGCTGGGCGACTGGGCGCTGAAGAACATGGCGCGGGTGGAGGCAGCGCGGGTCAGATTCGATTCTGAAATGCCGCCGTTTAAATGA
- a CDS encoding NADPH-dependent FMN reductase — MSRPRIGIVIGSTRPARFADKPAQWIFDLAAARGDFEVEMVDLRDYPLPFYEEDRSPAWGPLKGEVAQAWQKKVASLDGYIFTAAEYNRGPTAVLKNALDYAYNEWNGKPAAFVGYGGVGAARAIEQLRLHAVELQMAPIRAGVHILMADFVALMQGQAKLGEIPHLEDGAKAMLDQFAWWAKALKAARDADAAQAKAA; from the coding sequence ATGTCCAGACCGCGGATTGGAATAGTGATCGGCTCGACGCGCCCGGCGCGCTTCGCCGACAAGCCGGCGCAGTGGATCTTCGACCTCGCGGCCGCGCGCGGCGATTTCGAGGTCGAGATGGTCGACCTGCGCGACTATCCGCTGCCCTTCTACGAGGAGGACCGCTCGCCGGCCTGGGGGCCGCTGAAGGGCGAGGTGGCGCAGGCCTGGCAGAAGAAGGTGGCCTCGCTCGACGGCTACATCTTCACCGCCGCCGAATACAATCGCGGCCCGACCGCGGTGCTGAAGAACGCGCTCGACTACGCCTACAACGAGTGGAACGGCAAGCCGGCCGCCTTCGTCGGCTACGGCGGCGTCGGTGCCGCGCGGGCGATCGAGCAGCTCAGGCTGCATGCCGTCGAACTGCAGATGGCGCCGATCCGCGCGGGCGTGCACATTCTGATGGCCGATTTCGTGGCGCTGATGCAGGGGCAGGCGAAGCTCGGCGAGATCCCGCATCTCGAAGACGGCGCCAAGGCCATGCTCGACCAGTTCGCCTGGTGGGCGAAGGCGCTGAAGGCCGCGCGCGACGCCGACGCGGCGCAGGCGAAGGCCGCCTGA
- a CDS encoding DUF1206 domain-containing protein codes for MSSLPNPDLSWAVPVMRMGYAGRGLVYLTVAGFSLYAIWRGGRAEGTSSALADLENTTGGGIVLALIFIGMLAYAAWRVLDAIFDLDDHGGDAKGIAARVAIALTGLFHLSIAGIAFSLLFAGGGSGDGSDGSSLRSALSALMQWPGGRWVAAAAGLAVLGAAGYFFVKGWKQTYRRHLVANHFTTHWNGALRAGLFAHGAVVAIVGGLILYAAWAADPNAAGGTREALSWLTGQPYGRILVAAVCVGLVGFALFCFVNAVWRIVPKVAGDTLETLAARLQAKARAAM; via the coding sequence ATGTCCAGCCTGCCGAACCCCGACCTGTCCTGGGCCGTACCGGTGATGCGGATGGGCTATGCCGGGCGCGGCCTCGTCTATCTCACGGTTGCCGGCTTCTCCCTCTATGCGATCTGGCGCGGCGGCCGGGCGGAAGGGACGTCGTCGGCGCTGGCCGACCTCGAGAACACCACCGGCGGCGGCATCGTGCTCGCGCTGATCTTCATCGGGATGCTGGCCTATGCCGCCTGGCGCGTGCTCGATGCGATCTTCGATCTCGACGACCATGGCGGCGATGCGAAGGGCATTGCCGCGCGCGTCGCCATCGCCCTGACGGGGCTGTTCCACCTGTCCATCGCGGGCATCGCCTTCTCGCTGCTGTTTGCCGGCGGCGGCTCGGGCGACGGCTCCGACGGGTCGTCGCTGCGCAGCGCGCTGTCGGCACTGATGCAGTGGCCGGGCGGCCGCTGGGTGGCAGCGGCGGCGGGCCTGGCGGTGCTGGGCGCTGCCGGCTATTTCTTCGTCAAGGGCTGGAAGCAGACCTACCGGCGCCACCTCGTCGCCAACCACTTCACCACCCATTGGAACGGCGCGTTGCGCGCCGGGCTGTTCGCGCATGGCGCGGTCGTGGCGATCGTCGGCGGCCTGATCCTCTATGCCGCCTGGGCGGCCGATCCGAACGCGGCCGGCGGCACGCGCGAAGCGCTGTCCTGGCTTACCGGCCAGCCCTACGGGCGCATCCTGGTGGCCGCCGTCTGCGTCGGCCTCGTCGGCTTCGCGCTGTTCTGCTTCGTCAACGCGGTCTGGCGCATCGTTCCGAAAGTCGCCGGAGACACGCTCGAGACGCTGGCCGCCCGGCTCCAGGCGAAGGCCAGAGCCGCGATGTGA
- a CDS encoding DMT family protein — protein sequence MAALLSPKILPILLLVASNVFMTFAWYGHLKFKTSALWVVVLVSWGIAFFEYWLAVPANRLGHEVYSAAELKTIQEVITLTVFAAFSVLYLKESFTVNHLIGFAMIAGGAAVIFRA from the coding sequence ATGGCCGCGCTGCTGTCGCCCAAGATCCTCCCCATCCTGCTGCTCGTCGCCTCGAACGTCTTCATGACCTTCGCCTGGTACGGGCACCTGAAGTTCAAGACCTCGGCGCTCTGGGTGGTGGTGCTGGTCAGCTGGGGGATCGCCTTCTTCGAATACTGGCTCGCCGTGCCGGCCAACCGTCTCGGCCACGAAGTCTATTCCGCAGCCGAGCTGAAGACGATCCAGGAAGTGATCACGCTGACGGTCTTCGCGGCCTTCTCGGTGCTCTACCTCAAGGAGAGCTTCACGGTGAACCATCTGATCGGCTTCGCCATGATTGCCGGTGGCGCAGCGGTCATCTTCCGCGCCTGA
- a CDS encoding DUF418 domain-containing protein, translating into MKPDRNPAVDLVRAAALIGIAVVNLPFMALPSQALLTLPEAWPDRLAVQGTELLFQAKFFLLFSFVFGWGLEIQSLQARRAGASFARRYSRRLGMLALFGILHALLVFTGDILLLYAVLGLIAWALKGASVRGLLGMAMALVPVAAACLAVIVVVLADAPLPPDHPGLGGSYVETVLARWRDWPPVFVFLVLFQGHLALAAFLVGMAAARTGFFEEGNAAAARLARAVPFLLAAGLIVNLVYVGAGRSEALPVAMAGLASLALGGPLLAAAYLGLILRVARTVRMPAFVVVAGRNTLTCYVLQGVLAGLVLGGYGLGLFGDLGQMTILALSVAIALLSMALVAAWAQRFGQGPLEWLLRRVTLA; encoded by the coding sequence ATGAAGCCGGACCGCAACCCAGCCGTCGATCTCGTGCGCGCGGCGGCGCTGATCGGCATCGCCGTCGTCAACCTGCCCTTCATGGCCCTGCCGTCCCAGGCCCTCCTCACACTGCCCGAGGCCTGGCCGGACCGGCTGGCCGTGCAAGGAACCGAACTCCTGTTCCAGGCGAAATTCTTCCTCCTGTTCTCCTTCGTCTTCGGCTGGGGGCTGGAGATCCAGAGCCTGCAGGCACGCCGCGCAGGCGCATCCTTCGCACGGCGCTACTCGCGGCGGCTGGGAATGCTCGCCTTGTTCGGCATCCTGCACGCGCTGCTCGTCTTCACCGGCGACATCCTGCTGCTCTATGCGGTGCTGGGCCTGATCGCCTGGGCTCTGAAAGGCGCATCCGTGCGGGGACTGCTCGGCATGGCGATGGCTCTCGTGCCCGTCGCTGCGGCCTGTCTGGCCGTGATCGTGGTCGTTCTCGCCGACGCGCCCCTGCCGCCCGACCATCCCGGCCTCGGCGGGAGCTACGTCGAGACCGTGCTCGCGCGGTGGCGCGACTGGCCACCGGTCTTCGTGTTTCTCGTGCTGTTTCAGGGACATCTGGCGCTGGCGGCCTTCCTCGTCGGCATGGCGGCGGCACGGACCGGGTTCTTCGAGGAAGGCAACGCCGCGGCCGCGCGGCTGGCGCGCGCGGTGCCGTTTCTCCTGGCAGCCGGCCTCATCGTGAACCTCGTCTATGTCGGCGCCGGCCGATCCGAGGCTTTGCCTGTGGCGATGGCTGGCCTCGCCAGCCTGGCCCTCGGCGGTCCGCTGCTGGCGGCCGCCTATCTCGGCCTGATCCTTCGCGTCGCGAGGACCGTCCGCATGCCCGCCTTCGTCGTCGTGGCCGGGCGCAACACGCTGACCTGCTACGTCCTGCAGGGCGTGCTGGCCGGACTGGTGCTCGGCGGCTACGGGCTCGGCCTGTTCGGCGACCTCGGACAGATGACCATCCTGGCGCTGTCGGTGGCCATCGCGCTTCTGTCCATGGCGCTGGTGGCGGCCTGGGCGCAGCGCTTTGGCCAGGGGCCGCTGGAATGGCTGCTGCGCCGCGTCACCCTCGCCTGA
- a CDS encoding GMC family oxidoreductase, producing MQTADFIIVGAGSAGSVLAERLSASGRFSVLVLEAGGSDRRFYVQMPLGYGKTFFDPAVNWNFKAEPDPGLAGNSDHWPRGKILGGSSSINAMVWVRGAREDYDDWRDAGNPGWGYDDVLPAFKALEDNEAGPNAWRGRGGPLHVSDMRGKVHPLTRLYLEAGRQAGLPLNEDFNGRSQEGVGVYQLTTRDGRRMSAARAFLRPAMKRGNVRVETGAHVTRVLFEGRRAVGVEYEKGGRTLQARAGREVILSGGAVCSPKLLELSGVGDPAILKQHGIAVVHANANVGEHLQDHLGINYTWKARQKTLNQVLRPWWGKALVGMQYLFARSGPLSMSLNQGGGFFRTDASRPRPNVQLYFQVFSTVLPKPGERPILSPDPWPGFSIGLSNCRPASRGAIHVRSADPNDAPRIVPNAFSTNSDVAEMLDAVKYLRKLASMPALAPVIAEEVLPGPSVRSDEDLVADFRRRSGTVYHPVSTCRMGPDAATSVVDPRLKVHGLEGLRVIDASVFPSNVSGNTNAAAIMTGWKGAEIVLEDQG from the coding sequence ATGCAGACAGCAGACTTCATCATCGTCGGCGCAGGCTCGGCCGGTTCGGTGCTCGCCGAGCGCCTGTCGGCATCGGGCCGCTTCTCCGTGCTCGTGCTGGAGGCCGGCGGCAGCGACCGGCGCTTCTACGTCCAGATGCCGCTCGGCTACGGCAAGACCTTCTTCGACCCGGCCGTGAACTGGAACTTCAAGGCCGAACCCGATCCGGGCCTCGCCGGCAACAGCGATCACTGGCCGCGCGGAAAGATCCTCGGCGGGTCGTCGTCGATCAACGCCATGGTCTGGGTGCGCGGCGCGCGCGAGGACTATGACGACTGGCGCGATGCCGGCAATCCCGGCTGGGGCTACGACGACGTCCTTCCCGCATTCAAGGCGCTGGAGGACAACGAGGCCGGCCCGAACGCCTGGCGCGGCCGCGGCGGGCCGCTGCACGTCTCCGACATGCGCGGCAAGGTCCATCCGCTGACGCGGCTCTATCTCGAAGCCGGCCGGCAGGCGGGCCTGCCGCTCAACGAGGATTTCAACGGCAGGAGCCAGGAAGGCGTCGGCGTCTACCAGTTGACGACCCGCGACGGCCGGCGCATGTCGGCCGCCCGCGCCTTCCTGCGCCCGGCGATGAAGCGCGGCAACGTGCGGGTGGAGACCGGCGCGCACGTGACGCGCGTCCTGTTCGAGGGCCGCCGCGCCGTGGGCGTCGAATACGAGAAGGGGGGCCGCACGCTGCAGGCGCGGGCGGGCCGCGAGGTGATCCTCTCGGGCGGCGCGGTGTGCTCGCCGAAGCTGCTCGAATTGTCGGGCGTCGGCGACCCGGCGATCCTGAAACAGCACGGCATCGCGGTCGTTCACGCCAATGCCAATGTCGGCGAGCACCTGCAGGATCATCTCGGCATCAACTACACGTGGAAAGCCAGGCAGAAGACGCTGAACCAGGTGCTGCGCCCCTGGTGGGGCAAGGCGCTGGTCGGCATGCAGTACCTCTTCGCCCGCTCCGGCCCGCTGTCGATGTCGCTGAACCAGGGCGGCGGCTTCTTCCGCACCGATGCCTCGCGGCCGCGCCCCAACGTGCAGCTCTATTTCCAGGTCTTCTCGACCGTGCTGCCGAAGCCCGGCGAGCGGCCGATCCTGTCGCCCGACCCCTGGCCGGGCTTCTCGATCGGCCTGTCCAACTGCCGTCCGGCGAGCCGCGGCGCGATCCACGTCCGCTCCGCCGATCCGAACGATGCGCCGCGGATCGTGCCCAACGCGTTTTCGACGAACAGCGACGTGGCCGAGATGCTCGACGCGGTGAAGTATCTGCGCAAGCTGGCCTCGATGCCGGCGCTGGCCCCGGTGATCGCCGAGGAGGTGCTGCCAGGCCCGTCGGTCCGGTCGGACGAGGACCTCGTCGCCGATTTCCGGAGGCGCTCCGGCACCGTCTACCACCCGGTCTCGACTTGCCGCATGGGGCCGGACGCGGCGACCTCCGTGGTCGACCCGCGGCTGAAGGTGCACGGGCTGGAGGGCCTGCGCGTGATCGACGCCTCGGTGTTCCCGTCGAACGTCTCCGGCAACACGAATGCCGCGGCGATCATGACCGGGTGGAAGGGCGCGGAGATCGTGCTGGAGGACCAGGGGTGA
- a CDS encoding TetR family transcriptional regulator C-terminal domain-containing protein, whose product MSSVSKRDRIVSATVDLLLDDGLLSAQTRAVTERAGVGTGLLNHYFRWPDLRAAAWTRIFDGVAADMRRDGEGPTEALERFFAESFAEAARPLWRLWIEAEGLAVQDPPMALAVASARTGLRNRLTAILGEGVEQGEWMLTSPRATALRLEAMRDGLAGLLLADDPELDAAAASDLLRTAFRQETALSRYNIHGED is encoded by the coding sequence GTGAGCAGCGTCAGCAAACGCGACCGGATTGTTTCCGCCACCGTCGACTTGCTCCTCGACGACGGCCTCCTGTCGGCTCAGACGCGCGCCGTCACCGAGCGCGCCGGCGTGGGCACGGGGCTGCTCAACCACTATTTCCGCTGGCCGGACTTGCGCGCCGCGGCATGGACGAGGATCTTCGACGGGGTCGCCGCGGACATGCGCCGCGACGGGGAGGGTCCGACCGAGGCGCTGGAACGCTTCTTCGCAGAGAGCTTCGCGGAGGCGGCGCGCCCGCTGTGGCGGCTGTGGATCGAGGCGGAGGGGCTGGCCGTCCAGGACCCCCCCATGGCGCTGGCGGTCGCCTCCGCACGGACCGGTCTTCGCAACCGGCTCACGGCGATCCTTGGAGAGGGCGTCGAGCAAGGCGAGTGGATGCTGACGTCGCCTCGCGCCACCGCGCTGCGGCTGGAAGCCATGCGCGACGGGCTCGCCGGCCTTCTCCTGGCGGACGACCCGGAACTCGATGCCGCCGCCGCAAGCGACCTCCTGCGGACGGCTTTTCGGCAGGAGACGGCGCTCAGCCGTTATAATATACACGGCGAAGATTGA
- a CDS encoding endonuclease domain-containing protein, whose translation MTEASRSRRPEGATTRARRLRRGGNLAEARLWTELKDRRLAGHKFVRQLPIGPYTADFACRSARLVVEIDGSQHVDDDRDRLRDDFMVADGWSVLRMWNVDVLKNLAPVCETILAALDGRLDPVVATDLRYVVPGTTRQRQR comes from the coding sequence ATGACGGAAGCGAGCCGCAGCCGGCGTCCGGAGGGAGCGACCACCCGCGCCCGTAGGCTGCGGCGCGGCGGTAACCTCGCCGAAGCTCGCCTGTGGACGGAGCTGAAGGACCGGCGGCTCGCCGGGCACAAGTTCGTCCGCCAGCTGCCGATCGGCCCCTACACTGCCGATTTCGCCTGTCGGAGCGCGCGACTGGTCGTCGAGATCGACGGCAGCCAGCATGTCGACGACGACCGCGACCGGCTTCGCGACGATTTCATGGTTGCCGACGGCTGGTCTGTCCTGCGGATGTGGAATGTCGACGTGCTGAAGAATCTGGCGCCCGTCTGTGAAACGATCCTAGCGGCACTCGACGGACGATTGGACCCGGTCGTTGCCACCGACCTGCGGTATGTGGTGCCGGGAACCACAAGGCAGCGCCAACGATGA
- a CDS encoding VOC family protein — translation MLGQARIGNICYYVANLDRTERFWRDVVGLPVQRVEDGDEAFLIASTAGGIDLIFFVREARPGDSPIIVFTLEDGGIDDVAAALVDHGATIVTPVSHAPGGWSGDYADPDGHVLSLYQVVEKPRKRG, via the coding sequence ATGCTCGGACAGGCCCGCATCGGCAACATCTGCTACTACGTCGCCAATCTCGACCGGACGGAGCGCTTCTGGCGCGACGTCGTCGGCCTCCCCGTCCAGCGCGTCGAGGACGGCGACGAAGCCTTCCTGATCGCGTCGACCGCCGGCGGGATCGACCTGATCTTCTTCGTCCGCGAGGCCCGCCCGGGCGATTCGCCGATCATCGTCTTCACCCTCGAAGACGGCGGCATCGACGACGTCGCCGCAGCCCTGGTCGACCACGGCGCCACCATCGTCACCCCCGTCAGCCACGCCCCCGGCGGCTGGTCCGGCGACTATGCCGACCCGGACGGGCACGTGCTGTCGCTGTATCAGGTGGTGGAGAAGCCGCGGAAGCGAGGGTGA
- a CDS encoding extensin family protein translates to MRMSFLRPAGRRPAAARPRTFVVSGLLLCGLAILSACSVADTLRPEVDVGVRTAALPSRGLQALVPSNPYMSGYPRLNEPLSTEAVMPAEEVQCRRQLKRLGVRFRDIAPIRDSASCGIDWPVEVSGFSGNVGMKPAATLTCDMALAFAQWTEDELAPAARWRYLSGVKTIHQGSSYSCRSIAGTRTVSEHAKGNALDVMRIELKNGKDIDVRKPGWFAFREKGLLNNVRSDACGYFSTVLGPGYDAAHKDHFHFDIKERRNGHRACR, encoded by the coding sequence ATGCGTATGTCGTTCCTTCGCCCGGCGGGCCGTCGCCCGGCCGCCGCACGCCCCCGGACCTTCGTGGTCTCGGGCCTCCTTCTCTGCGGGCTCGCCATCCTCTCGGCCTGCTCGGTCGCCGACACGCTGCGGCCGGAGGTCGACGTCGGCGTGCGCACCGCCGCCCTGCCCTCCCGCGGACTGCAGGCGCTGGTGCCCTCGAACCCCTACATGTCGGGCTATCCGCGGCTCAACGAACCGCTGTCGACCGAGGCCGTGATGCCTGCCGAGGAGGTGCAGTGCCGGCGCCAGCTGAAGCGGCTCGGCGTGCGCTTCCGCGACATCGCGCCGATCCGCGATTCGGCGTCCTGCGGCATCGACTGGCCGGTGGAGGTGTCGGGCTTTTCGGGCAATGTGGGGATGAAGCCGGCCGCGACGCTGACCTGCGACATGGCGCTGGCCTTCGCGCAATGGACCGAGGACGAACTGGCGCCTGCCGCGCGCTGGCGCTATCTCTCGGGCGTCAAGACCATCCACCAGGGCTCCAGCTATTCCTGCCGCTCGATCGCCGGCACCCGCACGGTCTCCGAGCACGCAAAGGGCAACGCGCTGGACGTGATGCGCATCGAGCTGAAGAACGGCAAGGACATCGACGTGCGCAAACCCGGCTGGTTCGCCTTCCGCGAGAAGGGGCTGCTGAACAACGTCCGTTCCGACGCCTGCGGCTATTTCTCGACGGTGCTGGGACCCGGCTACGATGCCGCCCACAAGGACCATTTCCACTTCGACATCAAGGAACGCAGGAACGGCCACCGGGCCTGCCGATGA
- a CDS encoding DUF3775 domain-containing protein codes for MRSRREARGSEETAVRKTVEKKWDLAIDPDTVRLFVLKAKAISAAVNDDYQDGAEHEVELEDTHAGHHHDGLAEEEEQDLTAEELRELIADLNVDEAADLVALVWVGRGDYDAAEWEDAVAAARERANKRTATYLLGMPMLADYLEEGLEALGA; via the coding sequence ATGCGTTCGCGCCGCGAGGCGCGCGGGAGCGAGGAGACAGCCGTGCGGAAGACCGTCGAGAAGAAGTGGGACCTGGCGATCGATCCGGACACGGTGCGCCTGTTCGTCCTCAAGGCGAAGGCGATCAGCGCCGCGGTCAACGACGACTACCAGGACGGCGCCGAGCACGAGGTGGAACTGGAAGACACCCATGCCGGCCACCACCATGACGGGCTGGCCGAGGAAGAGGAGCAGGACCTGACGGCCGAGGAATTGCGCGAACTCATCGCCGACCTCAACGTCGACGAGGCGGCGGATCTCGTCGCGCTGGTCTGGGTGGGCCGCGGCGACTACGACGCCGCCGAATGGGAGGACGCGGTGGCCGCCGCCCGCGAGCGCGCCAACAAGCGCACGGCGACCTACCTGCTCGGCATGCCGATGCTGGCCGACTATCTCGAAGAGGGGCTCGAGGCGCTGGGCGCCTGA
- a CDS encoding RNA polymerase sigma factor: protein MLDAARLQRLRGVARRHCRAGQDADDLLQDALIVAIGAGRLRDRDLDAWITGVMRNIAATARRGAARRARREAAFVEVAGAAGFPEDGLADGLPAAFVAALPPSLRIVALLAGAGATRAEIRHVAGIADEALRQRIGALKARWRAHRATSDDDEPGQGASARLPLPFGAIRRALLPIARRPGTALASHDPDGHLIAFDFSRIRPHETAVGGD, encoded by the coding sequence ATGCTCGACGCGGCGCGCCTGCAGCGTCTGCGCGGGGTCGCCCGCCGGCACTGCCGCGCCGGTCAGGATGCCGACGACCTGCTGCAGGACGCGCTGATCGTGGCCATCGGCGCCGGACGGCTACGCGACCGCGATCTCGATGCCTGGATCACCGGCGTCATGCGCAACATCGCCGCCACCGCGCGCCGGGGCGCGGCCCGCCGGGCGCGGCGCGAGGCGGCGTTCGTGGAGGTCGCCGGCGCCGCCGGGTTTCCGGAGGACGGGCTTGCGGACGGACTGCCGGCCGCCTTCGTCGCCGCACTGCCGCCCTCGCTGCGGATCGTGGCGCTGCTCGCGGGCGCCGGCGCGACGCGGGCCGAGATCCGGCACGTCGCCGGCATCGCCGACGAGGCCCTGCGCCAGCGCATCGGCGCGCTCAAGGCCCGCTGGCGCGCCCATCGCGCCACAAGCGACGACGACGAGCCGGGGCAGGGGGCTTCGGCGCGGCTGCCGCTGCCCTTCGGCGCGATCCGCCGGGCGCTGCTGCCCATCGCGCGGCGGCCGGGAACCGCGCTCGCCAGCCACGATCCCGACGGCCATCTCATCGCCTTCGATTTTTCTCGCATCCGTCCTCACGAAACGGCGGTCGGCGGCGATTAG
- a CDS encoding acyl-CoA thioesterase codes for MSETGPTLAPTGELTLRTLAMPADANAAGDIFGGWVMAQMDLACGIRAAERAKGRVVTAAVKEMSFAKAMKIGDTLCIYTHVTRVGRTSMTLKVEAWAQRYLSDLMEKVTDADFIMVALDRDGRPTPVPVDGASR; via the coding sequence ATGAGCGAGACCGGACCGACCCTGGCGCCCACCGGCGAACTCACCTTGCGCACGCTCGCCATGCCCGCCGACGCCAACGCCGCCGGCGACATCTTCGGCGGCTGGGTCATGGCGCAGATGGACCTGGCCTGCGGCATCCGCGCCGCCGAACGCGCCAAGGGTCGCGTCGTCACCGCCGCCGTCAAGGAAATGTCCTTCGCCAAGGCGATGAAGATCGGCGACACGCTCTGCATCTACACCCACGTCACCCGCGTCGGCCGAACCTCGATGACGCTGAAGGTGGAGGCCTGGGCGCAGCGCTATCTGTCGGACCTGATGGAGAAGGTGACGGACGCCGATTTCATCATGGTGGCGCTCGACCGGGACGGCCGTCCGACGCCGGTGCCGGTCGACGGCGCGTCCCGCTGA